The Lachnospiraceae bacterium oral taxon 500 genome window below encodes:
- a CDS encoding TlyA family rRNA (cytidine-2'-O)-methyltransferase: MKKERLDILLVERGLAASREKAKALIMAGKVLVAGEREEKAGAMVPADQEIRLRGEPEPFVSRGGYKLLKALTEFGIDLTGKTCMDIGASTGGFTDCMLQHGAKRVYSIDVGYGQLAWSLRQDERVIVLEKTNVRYLTAEQVPEPVDFASVDVSFISLTKIIDAAQTRLKYGGEMVCLIKPQFEAGREKVGKNGVVRDKKVHQEVIEWIVREMRARQFAVLGLDFSPIKGPAGNIEYLLHIKNQKSEGGVEEIDGQAGRPAVEEAAEPSAQERDEPEINIENVVEKSHEMVE; encoded by the coding sequence ATGAAAAAAGAAAGATTAGATATCCTGCTGGTGGAGAGAGGGCTGGCGGCTTCCCGGGAAAAGGCCAAGGCGCTGATTATGGCGGGTAAAGTTTTGGTGGCCGGAGAAAGAGAAGAAAAAGCCGGTGCGATGGTGCCGGCGGATCAGGAGATTCGGCTGAGGGGCGAGCCGGAGCCGTTTGTCAGCCGGGGCGGTTACAAGCTGCTGAAGGCATTGACCGAGTTTGGCATTGATTTGACGGGTAAAACCTGCATGGATATCGGCGCATCAACCGGCGGCTTTACCGATTGCATGCTGCAGCATGGAGCAAAGCGGGTATATAGCATTGACGTCGGTTATGGACAGCTGGCTTGGAGTTTGCGGCAGGATGAGCGGGTGATTGTTCTGGAAAAGACCAATGTCCGCTATCTGACGGCGGAGCAGGTACCGGAGCCGGTAGATTTTGCCAGCGTAGACGTATCGTTTATTTCTTTGACCAAGATTATTGATGCCGCCCAGACCCGTCTAAAATACGGCGGAGAAATGGTTTGCCTGATTAAGCCGCAGTTTGAGGCCGGGCGGGAAAAAGTCGGCAAAAACGGTGTGGTGCGGGATAAAAAGGTGCATCAGGAAGTAATTGAATGGATTGTTCGGGAAATGCGGGCAAGACAATTTGCGGTACTTGGTTTGGATTTTTCCCCGATTAAGGGACCGGCCGGGAATATAGAATATCTGCTGCATATTAAAAATCAAAAATCGGAAGGAGGGGTGGAGGAAATAGATGGCCAGGCCGGGCGGCCGGCAGTCGAGGAAGCGGCGGAACCGTCAGCACAGGAGAGAGACGAACCGGAGATCAATATTGAAAATGTGGTGGAAAAATCCCATGAAATGGTAGAATAA
- the argR gene encoding arginine repressor, producing MKFQRQSRLLEIIKNAEVETQDEIVQLLLKEGYQVTQATISRDIRELKLVKSADGSGRVKYSLPQAETVPEASNEKYRNILKHGYKTGEAAGQLVVIRTLSGMAMAVAAAIDALGLRHVIGCIAGDDTIFCATHSPQTAEEVLKDIKNLI from the coding sequence ATGAAATTTCAAAGGCAATCAAGGCTGTTGGAGATTATAAAGAACGCGGAAGTGGAAACTCAGGATGAGATTGTGCAGCTTTTGCTGAAAGAAGGGTATCAGGTTACGCAGGCGACGATTTCCCGCGATATACGGGAGTTGAAGCTGGTTAAATCAGCGGACGGCAGCGGCCGGGTTAAATACAGCCTGCCGCAGGCGGAAACGGTGCCGGAAGCCAGTAATGAAAAATACCGGAATATTTTAAAGCATGGCTATAAAACTGGAGAAGCGGCCGGTCAGTTGGTGGTGATCCGGACCTTAAGCGGTATGGCGATGGCGGTGGCGGCGGCGATTGACGCGCTGGGACTGCGCCATGTCATCGGCTGTATTGCCGGGGACGATACTATTTTTTGTGCGACCCATTCGCCGCAGACGGCGGAAGAGGTACTAAAGGATATTAAGAATTTGATATAG